A genomic region of Microtus ochrogaster isolate Prairie Vole_2 chromosome 15, MicOch1.0, whole genome shotgun sequence contains the following coding sequences:
- the Mroh1 gene encoding maestro heat-like repeat-containing protein family member 1 isoform X5, with protein MTRPYVKKLSFTLLDSITDKDPVVQEQVCSALCSLGESQPGETLCACEAYLRQHDKLAHPYRTKILRAMETILSSHIDELDKDTAVIAILLASNEMTRIKELDCDWQQAASSVLVAVGKRFINQVMEEVLSRFQPGILPHSSVLHTLASLSVSNAFGMVPFLPSILSTMLPMLGMAKQDALRVVFCGALQHFSESTLEYLANLDQAPDPTVRKDTFAADIFGAYDILFHHWLQSRDAKLRLAVVAALGPMSHLLPSEKLEEQLPKLLPAVLGLYKKHAETFQISKSLGQILEAAVSVGSRTLEVQLDALLVALHAQICVPVESSSPLVMSSQKEVLRCFTVLACCSPDRLLAFLLPRLDTNNERLRVGTLQILRHIINSAAAQMEVKKPFILSSMRLPLLDTNNKVKRAVVQVISAMAHHGYLEQPGGEVMVDYIVQQCALPPEEPEKPGPDGEDLAADSVRAVSIRTLYLVSTTVDRMNSVLWPYLLEFLTPVRFTAALTPLCRSLVHLALKRQEAGADAFLVQYNSNANLPSPFAMTTRLLVVSSNPYLGDGRGAASLRLLKVMHRNIHPLLGQRWETTMPVLLEYLDEHTEETLSLKEWEEKLLMFLRDTLAVVSDNTWICQLSQEMCKQLPSYNGTAQEKNFLYKCIGTTLGAASSKEVVRKHLRELLETARYQEEAEQEGLACCFGICAITHLEDTLAQLEDFVRSDVFRKSIGIFNIFKDRSEHEVERMKSSLILCYGHVAAQAPRELVLAKVESDILRSMFQCFNTKVLGIKVETKDPALKLCLVQSLCMVCQAMCSSAQASSFQFSRKAELVTQMMEFIRAEPLDCLRTPIRKKAMLACTYLVNLEPVLEEQAQTDVIHSCLHSVMALPPEPDGEDGTCREPLYLDTVCALENLLTSLLQRNMTPQGLQIMVEVCCGHQLLR; from the exons CTGGCGCATCCATACCGTACGAAGATCCTGAGGGCCATGGAGACAATATTGAGCAGCCACATCGACGAGCTGGACAAGGACACTGCTGTCATTGCCATCCTCTTGGCTTCCAATGAGATGACTAGAATCAAG GAGCTGGACTGTGactggcagcaggcagcaagcagTGTCCTGGTGGCTGTGGGGAAGCGATTCATCAACCAGGTGATGGAAGAGGTGCTCAGCAGGTTCCAGCCTGGCATTCTGCCGCACTCCTCGGTGTTGCACACGCTTGCCAGCCTCTCCGTGTCCAACG CATTTGGCATGGTTCCCTTTCTACCATCCATCCTGAGTACCATGCTGCCCATGCTGGGTATGGCCAAGCAGGACGCACTGAGGGTGGTCTTCTGCGGTG CTCTGCAGCACTTCAGTGAGAGCACCCTGGAGTACCTGGCCAACCTGGACCAAGCCCCAGACCCCACAGTCAGGAAGGACACCTTTGCTGCTGACATCTTTGGCGCCTATGACATTCTTTTCCACCACTGGCTGCAGAGTCGTGATGCCAAG CTCCGGCTTGCAGTGGTGGCGGCTCTGGGTCCCATGAGCCACCTGCTTCCCAGTGAGAAGTTGGAAGAACAGCTCCCTAAGCTCCTTCCTGCAGTACTCGGCCTCTACAAGAAGCATGCGGAAACCTTTCAGATATCCAAG AGCCTGGGACAAATTCTCGAGGCAGCTGTGAGTGTGGGCAGCCGCACCCTGGAGGTTCAGCTAGATGCCCTCTTGGTGGCTCTTCATGCTCAG ATTTGTGTGCCTGTGGAGTCCTCAAGCCCCTTGGTGATGAGTAGCCAGAAGGAGGTGCTTCGTTGCTTCACAGTGCTGG CCTGCTGCTCTCCTGACCGACTGCTGGCCTTCTTACTGCCCAGGCTGGACACCAACAATGAGAGGCTCCGTGTGGGTACCCTGCAGATCCTAAGACACATCATCAACTCGGCTG CTGCTCAAATGGAGGTTAAGAAGCCCTTTATACTCTCTTCCatgaggctccctcttctggatACCAACAATAAG GTGAAACGGGCTGTGGTGCAGGTGATAAGTGCCATGGCCCACCATGGCTACCTGGAGCAGCCTGGAGGTGAGGTGATGGTTGACTACATTGTGCAACAGTGTGCTCTGCCCCCGGAGGAG CCCGAGAAGCCCGGCCCTGATGGGGAGGACCTGGCAGCAGATAGTGTGCGGGCAGTCAGTATCCGCACCCTCTATCTGGTCAGCACCACAGTGGACAGGATGAacagt GTTCTCTGGCCCTACCTGCTCGAGTTCCTCACCCCAGTGCGCTTCACTGCGGCCCTCACCCCACTCTGCAGGAGCCTTGTGCATTTAGCCCtgaagaggcaggaggcaggggcagatgctTTCCTCGTCCAGTACAACTCGAATG CAAACCTCCCATCTCCCTTCGCTATGACCACGAGACTGCTG gTTGTGTCTTCCAATCCCTACCTGGGAGATGGACGTGGGGCAGCCTCATTGCGCCTCCTGAAGGTGATGCATCGGAATATACACCCTTTGCTGGGCCAGCGGTGGGAGACAACcatgcctgtgctgctggagtaCCTAGATG AGCATACTGAGGAAACCTTGTCACTGAAGGAGTGGGAAGAAAAGCTTCTCATG TTCCTACGAGACACCCTGGCCGTGGTATCTGACAACACGTGGATCTGCCAGCTGAGTCAGGAGATGTGCAAGCAACTACCCTCTTACAATGGGACAGCTCAGGAGAAG AATTTTCTGTATAAGTGCATAGGAACCACACTGGGCGCTGCTTCAAGTAAGGAGGTAGTGAGAAAACACCTTCGagagctgctggagacagccAGATACCAggaagaggcagagcaggag GGCCTTGCCTGTTGCTTTGGGATTTGTGCCATTACCCACCTTGAGGACACTCTAGCACAGTTGGAGGACTTTGTGAGGTCAGACGTGTTTAGGAAGTCCATCGGcatctttaacatttttaag gaccGAAGTGAGCATGAAGTAGAAAGAATGAAGAGTTCTCTGATCCTGTGCTATGGGCACGTGGCTGCACAGGCCCCTCGTGAGCTGGTGCTGGCCAAAGTAGAGTCTGATATCCTCCGCAGCATGTTTCAGTGCTTCAATACCAAG gttctgggaataaaggtaGAGACCAAG GACCCAGCCCTGAAGCTGTGCCTCGTCCAGAGCCTGTGCATGGTCTGCCAGGCCATGTGTAGCAGCGCACAAGCCAGTTCCTTCCAGTTCTCgaggaaggcagagctggtgACACAGATGATG GAGTTCATCAGGGCAGAACCCCTAGACTGCCTGAGAACACCCATTCGAAAGAAAGCCATGCTCGCCTGCACATACCTGGT CAACTTGGAGCCTGTATTGGAGGAGCAGGCACAGACAGATGTGATCCACAGCTGCTTACACAGTGTCATGGCCCTGCCACCTGAGCCTGACGGGGAAGATGGCACCTGCCGGGAG CCTTTGTATCTGGACACGGTGTGCGCCCTTGAAAATTTGCTGACAAGCCTGCTGCAGCGGAACATGACCCCCCAGGGCCTGCAGATCATGGTTGAGGTGTGCTGTGGGCACCAGTTGTTGCGGTGA